In the Populus trichocarpa isolate Nisqually-1 chromosome 1, P.trichocarpa_v4.1, whole genome shotgun sequence genome, AGCCTTTCTCCTCCACCCCATTACATTCCCTCGACCGCTTGTCGTCGTCCTCTCCTATTGGCCTCAATGTAACACCTTGAGCCATGCTCTCCATTCCTTGCGGACCTCGCCATTTTGAACTTCCGGATACTCATGTTTAGGTCCTCCAAACGCCATTATTAGtattcaaataataatcaatGAATGTGCCAGTAAAATTTCCAAGTTGTTTTCCAACGCCCATAGACATGCATCTCATTGGTAGATCATGCACCTGAACCCAGAATTCTACATGATTAATGGCAATCTGGCTAGGCACCTCACCTTCTTTGAGCTAATAGAGCAATAAGAGATGGTTGTTAAAAGTCCATGGCGTACCCTTTTCATAACAATttgatgaaagaattggaaCAAATAACAACTAGAATTGAGATGTCCCAGATACATATACCTCTACTTGGCCACCATAGACTAGCAACCTTGTTTCTCATGCCCTTAAAATCAATCTCGCTATATGTAAGAAATCTTCCCACTAAACAAAGATCAAAGGATAGCCATTGCATTTGTCACCATTTATTTTCCACTCTTTTATCAAGGGAGGGTTTAATTAAGAGATTATAAGAAcgtaaacaagaaattaatctaatttatgTGTTGTAATAAGATTCTTAACAACAGCATGAACTACTAGCATTTGGTGTACCTCAAGACATCAGTGCAGAGTGCACAAGAAAGAGGCAACCGTTGTTCTTGACCATTTGCTTATTTCAAAACCCATGATCTATTGCCCGCCTTGACTGCAGCTTCTTggtccaaaaaataaataaataaataacttcagCTTCAgacttttaaattttgaaagtaAAGAATCACCTCCACCAGACCTCACCCGCATAACccctaataattaattaaggcaGTCTTGACTAGTAGGAAACTACAGGGAAGCTTCACAGAAGCCAGGCTAGTAAATTTCTTTATCGTTATAGTTTGTTGCCTTGCTGTTGTCTTCACAAGTGGGAAAAGGTCGTCATATTCGTGTTTAGAAAATGGGGGCAGAGAACTTGATATTGTTCGAATCAACACTTTATACAAAGCAATACTGAAGTCGTGTTATTTGACAATGCAACTTTCATTACCGAAAGTTAATTGTGGAACGAAATAAAACTCTCATTTCATTGATAAGTCAGCATGATCGATCACCCAAACTGTTGTAAAGAATTTACACAAAGCATTCTTTGTTCTGTGCGCTATTGCTTGTCAGCATTTAGTTGAGGTGAAAAGCTTTGAGAAGAAACAAAGTCTTGTTACTTCCAGCTTCCACTTTCTTCTAGCAGTCATCCTTTTTAAATCACTTCTGATAAGGATGGACCTCTTCACTAACAAATCCGTCAATGACCAAATGTTCATCAACTTGGGTGCATGGCCGCTGCATTCTAACACTGCTTATACTATTCCTTGATGCCATTATTTCATTGAGTGAAAGCCTCTTCTTTGACCCCGGTTCTGGTCTTTGCTTTGGCGCGCTATGAGACCTCAATTTGGCCTTAAAAGACTGCGTGTTTGCCATGTAATTAGGAAAGTTCAAATAAGGCCTAAAGTAAGCATCTCCGCAAATACTCTTTGCAGGAGTGGCAGGGGCAATGGACTGGGCAGAGTTTGCAAATCTTGGAGTACTGTGTGAAGTGGAGAACCTACACTCCTCCCCATTGAAGTACCACTCAAAATCTTGATATCCTTTGCACTCGGGTATGGAGATTCTAGCTGGCATTGGACATGGAAGAGGTGACGAGATAGCCTGGTAAGGAAGTTCTTCACCGCATTCCGATGAGGCAACGTTGATTCTACGAGACCTTGATCTTGGCTTGTAGGTGTCAATTTCAACTATCTTAGGGCTTTCATCAAATGCAGTCATGTCACAAGATGTAGATAGCCTCTTGCTGTGAAATTCACTTCTAGTATCATCAAACCTCTCCtggaacccaagaaaaaaaatgtcggtttttttttgtcaaaataagaaGAGGGACAGCATATACAAGAACGCAAATTTGGTTCTTACAATGGCTTTTCGTGGTCTGTGTTCAGAAAATCTATTCTCTTTGTTGAAAGAACGACGAGCGCGTTGAGATCTAATAGCATTTTGAGCTCTTATAAGGGCTTGCATGCTGTGAAGGGTTGCTGTAGCCCGTTTCCGGACTAAATAGCCCCTAACAACTGCTTGTAGCTTAACCAGCCCTTTCAATGCGCGAAGAGCTTTTCGAGCCtgagaaattaaatcaaaatttaactcATTAAAGAGCAATTAGTCTACAAAACACATTGCAATGAATTACCTAAAATTACTCTCAAATCAATCATAGAAGGTAACTGGATGGAGGAATCAAGTGAaacaaaaaagggaaagaatttCCAATCAATGGTCCAACCCAGAAAGGCAAAGTTTCAAATACAAATTTCAGATTCAGGAAAGTGCACCAAATCCGCCAAAATGAAGAATGAaaggaacaaaaacaaatcaatggcCCAGTTAAAGAGAAACCTGGAAAACATACGAACATTGCATTGACCCTAAAAAACGTGTGCACTGTTCCATTACCTATTAAATCTACTTGTCTTAGCACATGATGGAAGGCACATATGTACAGTTCAAGGAAAGCATGGTTTCGTACCAACATTGATCAGCCTCATTACCATGTCAacatgaaggtttttttttttaaaaaaaaagacactgaTAGTAAcatttgaataatatttgaaaaggaTCTTCAAAGCAACTCATCTTAAGCATGTCAAAAGCATATGTACTGTTTCGTTACCCTCGTGTTTCGCAGCTTTAAAGTAAAGGTTATGCATAATAACATGAACCAAGAAAAACATTTGTGCCATTAAcattataatgtaaaaaaacctGACAAATCTAGAAACATTTCATTACTGtgcaaagaaaaatacacaaatctAACCAAACAGAGCAGGAACTGCAAAGACCAGATACACCAAGATCAGAAAACCAACTTTTGAACTTAAAATTTGAGCCCAgataaatatcaatttcaaaATCGAAATTCAAAAATCCACTCACCAAGTAGCCTCTAAAGACAGTTTGAATTTTGACTGCAGCccatctctccctccctccaCCAAACATTGTCCCTCTGCCATGGCTGGTGAGCCTCACAACCGCCACCGCTGCCTGAGCCGCAGCCACTGCTGCATCGGCAGCTGCAGCTGTGGCTGCTGCCACTGCAATCGCATGCTTGTTCTGCTCTCTTTCTGTTTCAGAAAGGTAGGATCTAAGCCAGGCATCATCTTTCATGCTCCCAGAGCGATTCGCTGGAGCGTCGTCCTTCCCTGATTTGGCAAAACTccaccttttcttctctttcttgtcACTTGAAATTTGTGTGGCAACatcctctctttctttatctttgtctTTCTTCATGCCTAATAAGCCCTTAAGCCACCTTGAAGCTCTGCCCATCTTCATCTATCTCTCTCCTCTACTTTCAAGGAACAGCTTGATGTGACAAATCAGATAGAGAGATACAACTAGCCAAGAATCCTAAATAGATAAACAAAGTATTAAAACTCTGATATAACAGCACAGCACCAATTTGGAGTAACAATTTGTTTATGCTCTACagttttaagttgaaaaaactAGACAAAGAAAGTTGATGTCAAAGAAGCTAAAGGGGTTGTGGCTATTTTTGAAGTGTGAAAAATGggcaggggaaaaaaaagaggcatgACAGGAATAATAGTATAAAAGGggtccaaaaaaacaaaatgtatgtTTCAGAAACCGAAAACAAGAGCCCAGGAGGAGTGTTTATAGAGGATAGAAAATCAAGAACTGCAAGATCTTTAGAATCTTTACAGGTTGCAAGCAGAGAAGTGAAGAGAGCAGTGCGGGagcagtataaaaaaaaaacccttaaaaaatagataaagattagttcttttaaaaaaaaaacaaagaaatctgACACAACCTCGTGAAAAACTGTATTACAAGACAAAAGGAGTCACAGAAAGATCAGAGATGCagattaagaataaaaaaacctgaaaaataaaggaaaaaagagtTCGAAATACTCTTCAGGTATTCACAATACACAAACAAGAATCAGAAGACAGACGCATAACAAGTGAaacttcaataataatataagaaatagcaaatatataaaatacaatctATTCAccttctcaatttcaaaaacaaactataaaaaataaaaataaaaaccaacttTTCTGTCTCTTAAAACATTTCTCGGATCACTTTCTTTCAGTAGAAaatttctctctccctctctctaacTTTCTGGAGCAACGTGTACTAGATACGCCCACTGACCATCCCGTGAATCAATTCACCtttttgcatttctttttcGAAACCCATTTTGAGTATAGTTTGATTCTCTCTCACTCTCCTGTTTGTTACTGtgatgcttttttaaaaaaataatattttttattgcttgaagttcaatttttttgtatttttagtttattttaatgcattaatattaaaaaaaattaaaaaaaaaatattgttttaaataataaaaaaagcaataatacATATAACAAGAATGAACGTTACCCCCTTCTCTTTCTCTACAAAAAGAAAGTGCAATGAAGACGCATAAAAGCTAGAAAGCCCATTAAAGGGGTGCTTTTTATAGGTTCTCTGGGTTCCAAAAGAATGAGCCAAAAAGAAAAGCTGAGAGCTCCTCTTCCTCTGTTGGGCTAGGAAAAGATGTTTCTTCTATGATTTGTGGCTCAGTATCTCTGCCATTGATTCTGCAGAGGAAATCTTTCAGTTTGATGACTCAAAATCAAAAGGGAGTTCCCATCTGCAAATGGGGTCTTGACTATTGTagattttgaatcctttttggTAAACAAGGActattttgaatccttttttaaccattaagaagagagagaagaagagggtAGGGGTAAGGTTTTTAAAACCTCCATTAAATTTCCCGATTCTAGGGATATCAAAACtattttcatgatatttattaCTTATTGGGGATGTTGACCGCTGACAGTTGGCGTTTGAGAGTGATTAAATAATACTTAAATCATcattaagtaaattaaaaatgttgatttttaaatttgaatgaaGATCTCGACCCCTGGGCTGTAAAAACTGAAAGAGGCTATTGTTAAAGCAGCAGGTGATGTTGATGGAATAAACTCGACaggaaatttgaaagaaatattattgaACCTAAACATTGGGAGGGAAATTCAAAAGTGAAAGTACAACGTATGAGTTGGATGGATGGGATAGGTCAGCATGTTCTGCCGAATGGAGTCTTATTAGGATTATATAAATCATGATTGCCCGTGATTTAGATTTTAGTTGTGTTTTATTGctgtgatatattatttttaaaaaaatattaaattaatattttttcaaataaaaaaataatttaaagagaaCATCcatgacacaaaaataaatagttatttaGAGTCTATTTAAAAGTgtagttgcggttgctttttaaagtgtttttcgtgctgaaatacatcaaaatgatgtttttttattttttaaaaaattatttttgaaatcaacgcatcaaaacgatccaaaatataaaaaaattaatttttaacaaaaaaaaattttatttttttgaaaacgcgAGTACAATCGCGTTTCTAAACACTCACTTAATCTAACACgtgaaatattattattccTTCTCTTGAGAAAATATTGTCATTTTGTCAtgaatggaatttttttttttttttttgctataatgCCAAAAATGTAAAACAATTGTTTACTAATTAGAAATAGAGCGTTGAACATTATgcgaatttatttattttttttcattttgtattaCATGGATAGGATATGATAGAATGATGATTGAAAAGACTAGTTATAAATGAAATCTACATCAATTTTCTTTAGAGAggtaatttataataataactcGTATGAATATAGAAGATATTTGATATATGAATTCTTAATGTCTTCTTGAAATgtgattttttcatttgattcaaaatgaaaattttcaataatttgttttcattgtatTTGGCTTGTACATGaagaatttaaacaaattttgtAAACctgtaataaaataaacataatagtgataattattttagtaaTAAAGTTTTAAGGATTAAAAGCCCTTGAACATGGTTTACTTTTAAGAATATCAACAAAACAGATAATcagttaaatgaaaaacacttgaaattaaaaaagaagggcaaaataataaatatggaTAAATGGAGGAGTATAAATGCACTCTTGACTTCTAGAAAAAGCCAAGAGTGGTCGGCCACCATAAGAAAGGGAGAGGAGGGTTTTGCCAAAATTCTTCAAATTTTCCTTAAAAGTTGCAAGAATATACtagaaaataaagatcaaaaagGGCTAGAAGGAGTTTAGCTagggaattaaaagaaaaatcaaagaaaaaaacaactagaAAGGGCTGgttttgggaaaaaaagaggaagagaaagagggATGAAAGAAAGACTAGTTTCCTTGctatatttatttctaaaattccTGTTTAAGAGGTAAGGAACATTAATCAAAgcttaattttgagttttagcatgattttattgtgttaagagatgttttatattatgtaaaaaTTAGATTATAGAAACTGATTGTGTTAATGGCTTGTTTAATGCttgaaacataattattatagtAGTTTAATATTGggtaaaacatcaatttaaggtgaaataaaaaaaaatgccccCACTTAACCATATGGTCGACCATATGTGATGCATATAGGGAGAAtagttttcaaattttgtattttaattgtattgtgGATTGTATTAATATCCAATGATGATAATTAGTGTGGAAGGATTGAAAGAATATGAAAAGGAACTTGTGGTTCCCTTTATTGGACATATCGACCTACAGGCCATAAAAGgataaagaagaaaagttaTGTAAATAATGTATGAAATTATCATAGAAAATGTGTTTGAAGTTATTTGGTTCAGTCGATAtagaatttcaaatattaaaatgaaaatatataggtACATGTATGATTTCAGGAGATATAATCaaatagtattatttaaaaatattgtgtaGTGATTCGATAATTTTGGGGGAAAAGAGGAATgattaatgatgatgaaattatccTGTGATAGCAAGGGATATTATTATGAGCAGGTCATAGTCTGAAGCAGGAGCTAGGACACAACACACTACGGGTAGGTTCCTGATCTCTAGCATAATTATTTAAGGCATTGTTTAATTATAATAtgtaaatttattatgtttgtatttgatattgtgagTAAATGATTTGGTGATGATGAAAGAAATAAATGGGAACCAAAGGAAATCTAAAACATGATTAATCATTTTCGAAATTGGGAgattaatgatatcaatataatttattgatattggCACTTCTCataacttgatttgttgttctCAAAATTAGGAGATTAATGATATCAATACAATTTATTGATATCGACATTACCCGATATTTGATTAGTCGTTCTCGAAATTAGAagactaatgatatcaatgaaatttattgatattagCATCACCTGAGATTTGATTAGTCGATCCCATAATTAGgagactaatgatatcaatggaaTTTATTGATATCGGCATAATCCAagatttgattaatcatttctGGAATTGAGaaactaatgatatcaatgataGACATTGATATCGATATATTTTAGGTGAATCATGTATGAttagggaagaagaagaagaagaagaagaagcatggaTAAGGAAGAATTTAAATGTAATTtagttgaattaaattatttaattgattatttaaatataatccaagatttgattaatcatttatgGAATTGAGaaactaatgatatcaatgataGACATTGATATCGATATATTTTAGGTGAATCATGTATGAttaggaaagaagaagaagaagcatggaTAAGGAAGAATTTAAATGTAATTtagttgaattaaattatttaattgattattcttaaaagaagaagaagaagaaatatggaTAAGGAAGAATTTAAATGTAATTtagttgaattaaattatttaattgattgttcttaaataatatattatatgttgCATTCTTTTCAAGGCCATCACATTCAAGCTAGGAGTAGATTACTTTCGCATCTTTTGATTATATAGATTAGTCCCACAATATGCATTTtgaattgtaatattattttgctTTAGAATATAAacattgtcataacccaatttttgaccattttattttaattattattattattattttatttattgaaaataaaaaaaaatgatga is a window encoding:
- the LOC7475102 gene encoding protein IQ-domain 26, translated to MKMGRASRWLKGLLGMKKDKDKEREDVATQISSDKKEKKRWSFAKSGKDDAPANRSGSMKDDAWLRSYLSETEREQNKHAIAVAAATAAAADAAVAAAQAAVAVVRLTSHGRGTMFGGGRERWAAVKIQTVFRGYLARKALRALKGLVKLQAVVRGYLVRKRATATLHSMQALIRAQNAIRSQRARRSFNKENRFSEHRPRKAIERFDDTRSEFHSKRLSTSCDMTAFDESPKIVEIDTYKPRSRSRRINVASSECGEELPYQAISSPLPCPMPARISIPECKGYQDFEWYFNGEECRFSTSHSTPRFANSAQSIAPATPAKSICGDAYFRPYLNFPNYMANTQSFKAKLRSHSAPKQRPEPGSKKRLSLNEIMASRNSISSVRMQRPCTQVDEHLVIDGFVSEEVHPYQK